In a single window of the Pontibacter russatus genome:
- a CDS encoding DUF302 domain-containing protein, producing the protein MTYHITKKVNYSFKNALEKTKAALGDEGFGVISEIDLKDKFNEKLGKDFREYRILGACNPKLAYQAIGLEDKIGVMLPCNVLVQDHEDGEVEVTAINPMESMSAIENHDLRAIAEEVSRKLRNVIGSL; encoded by the coding sequence ATGACCTACCATATCACAAAAAAAGTAAACTACAGCTTTAAGAATGCGCTGGAGAAGACAAAAGCTGCTCTCGGAGACGAGGGCTTTGGGGTTATTTCAGAGATTGACCTCAAAGACAAGTTCAATGAGAAGCTCGGAAAAGATTTCCGGGAGTATAGGATTCTAGGAGCCTGCAACCCAAAGCTGGCCTACCAGGCCATCGGACTGGAAGACAAAATAGGCGTGATGCTGCCCTGTAACGTACTGGTGCAGGACCATGAGGATGGGGAAGTGGAGGTAACGGCCATCAACCCGATGGAATCTATGTCGGCCATAGAAAACCATGACCTGAGAGCCATCGCCGAGGAAGTGAGCAGAAAGCTTCGTAACGTCATCGGCAGCCTATAG
- a CDS encoding AI-2E family transporter: MSHDLSARRPDYLRLLLYVLVLSVLLHLGQTLLVPLSFALLLSFVLYPICRWLEKRKLPRPLAITLALLLVLTAVGGLLLLLAQQVMQFSQEWPSLREKVAVLAAQLREYLLLHYDLSLYTQEMWLESMLLSAAQQVLPLAHQVLYSSAISLVLLILIPFYCFLILYYREQFAAALPPLFPQADAAKIQFILRQTISTFYNFIRGMALVYLVVGILNVAGLLLLGVPHAVLFGVVASLLTFIPYVGITLGSLLPISMAWLTYDSVWYPLGVVAVFTVVQYLEANLIFPLAVSYRLQVNTLFMILAIIAGGIIWGAAGMILFVPFLAIVKLVADQVADWQPIGLLLGIGTHADPVKDR; this comes from the coding sequence ATGTCACATGATTTATCCGCCCGTCGACCTGATTACCTGCGGCTCCTCCTCTATGTTTTAGTACTCAGTGTGCTTTTACATCTGGGACAAACCCTGCTGGTACCGCTGAGCTTTGCGCTTTTGCTAAGCTTCGTACTGTACCCTATTTGCCGGTGGCTTGAGAAAAGAAAATTACCGCGGCCCCTGGCCATTACATTGGCCCTGCTGTTGGTGCTGACCGCAGTGGGCGGATTGCTTCTGTTGCTGGCGCAGCAGGTAATGCAGTTTTCGCAGGAGTGGCCTTCGCTACGGGAAAAGGTAGCGGTTTTGGCAGCGCAGTTAAGAGAATATTTGCTTTTACACTATGACCTGTCGCTCTATACACAGGAGATGTGGCTGGAAAGTATGCTGCTGAGTGCCGCGCAGCAGGTGTTGCCGCTGGCCCACCAAGTGCTTTATAGTTCCGCAATCAGCCTTGTTTTGCTTATTCTTATCCCTTTCTACTGTTTTCTTATACTATATTACCGGGAACAGTTCGCGGCTGCGCTGCCACCGCTTTTCCCTCAAGCTGATGCCGCTAAGATACAGTTCATCTTGCGGCAAACCATCTCCACGTTCTACAACTTCATCAGGGGCATGGCCCTCGTTTATCTTGTGGTGGGGATACTGAATGTGGCAGGCCTGTTGCTTTTAGGGGTTCCGCATGCGGTGCTCTTCGGCGTTGTGGCTTCTTTGCTTACCTTTATTCCTTATGTAGGTATTACGCTGGGTTCGCTTCTTCCAATCTCAATGGCCTGGCTTACATATGATTCCGTGTGGTACCCATTGGGCGTGGTGGCCGTTTTTACCGTGGTGCAGTACCTGGAAGCAAACCTGATTTTTCCGCTGGCCGTGAGTTATCGGCTTCAGGTAAACACACTTTTCATGATTCTGGCCATCATTGCTGGCGGAATCATATGGGGGGCTGCCGGCATGATTTTGTTTGTGCCATTTCTGGCTATAGTAAAACTCGTGGCCGACCAGGTGGCTGATTGGCAGCCCATTGGTCTACTGTTAGGCATCGGCACCCATGCCGATCCCGTGAAGGACCGGTAG
- a CDS encoding YgaP family membrane protein yields the protein MKKNMSNADRMIRLIIAVVIAVLYFTGTLTGTVAIVLLVLAGIFVLTSMVGYCPVYALFGWNTRSRTTRHSR from the coding sequence ATGAAGAAGAACATGAGTAATGCCGACAGGATGATCAGGTTGATCATTGCGGTCGTAATTGCAGTGCTATATTTCACAGGCACTCTGACCGGCACGGTGGCCATTGTGCTGCTTGTGCTGGCAGGCATCTTTGTCCTGACCAGTATGGTGGGGTATTGTCCAGTGTACGCTCTCTTTGGTTGGAACACCCGCTCCAGAACGACGAGACATTCCAGGTAG
- a CDS encoding pyridoxamine 5'-phosphate oxidase family protein: MLGKLNQKQIEFVLSSQTVGRLGCYADGQVYIVPVTYVYEEPYIFGYTKEGLKISMMRKNKHVCFEVDVIQNMMNWQCVVVQGEYEELSGEDSQHALFLLKNRMTPLLISETSLPGLYTHNSLTSFQQVPVAYRIRITDKTGRYEKR; the protein is encoded by the coding sequence ATGCTCGGAAAATTGAATCAGAAACAAATAGAGTTTGTGCTTAGCTCTCAGACAGTAGGGCGTTTGGGCTGCTACGCGGACGGGCAGGTATATATAGTTCCCGTTACCTATGTTTATGAAGAACCATATATTTTCGGATATACGAAAGAAGGCCTTAAAATAAGCATGATGCGAAAAAATAAGCATGTTTGCTTCGAAGTGGATGTCATTCAGAACATGATGAACTGGCAATGCGTGGTTGTACAGGGAGAGTATGAAGAGTTGAGCGGCGAGGACAGCCAACATGCCTTGTTCTTACTAAAGAACCGTATGACGCCGCTGCTTATAAGTGAGACAAGCTTGCCAGGACTGTATACACACAACTCCCTTACTTCTTTTCAGCAGGTGCCGGTTGCCTACCGAATTCGGATAACTGATAAAACCGGCAGATATGAGAAAAGGTAG
- a CDS encoding DUF6544 family protein, with protein MLRFLFAFLQLVHGLLHLLGLAKAFGYGQLTQLNLSIPKPVGLLWGLATLLFLVSAVLYLLKREWWYVGLVAVLLSQALISLVWQDARYGTLANCIIIIVGIVSYADWRFDRKVEKEVASLFAETAGNSLIVKPEMLLALPPVVHRWVLRSGVVGKEWMHTGRLKQKGAMRTKPNGRWMMFEAVQYVALDEPGFNWQTKVQLAPGFYLTGRDKYENGQGEMLIKLLSLKEVVHDGGTEQMNQGTLLRYLGEMCWFPAAVLQPYIIWESIDSFSARATMKYGGSKATGVFFYNEAGDITAFEAMRYGNFNGKMSLEKWRIETKAYRDFRGIRVPSKLEVTWKLKTGDFTWLKLELTDLQFNNTERYLLFTNIQEQHPHP; from the coding sequence ATGTTACGCTTCCTGTTTGCTTTCCTTCAGTTGGTGCATGGCCTCCTCCACCTCCTGGGCCTGGCCAAAGCCTTTGGATATGGCCAGCTTACTCAGCTTAACCTGTCCATCCCGAAGCCAGTCGGGCTTCTCTGGGGATTGGCGACCCTGCTGTTTTTGGTTTCTGCTGTTTTATACCTTCTCAAAAGAGAATGGTGGTACGTAGGTTTAGTGGCAGTTCTTCTTTCACAAGCTTTAATTTCATTGGTCTGGCAGGATGCCCGATATGGCACCCTTGCCAACTGCATCATTATAATAGTGGGGATTGTAAGCTATGCAGACTGGAGATTTGACAGGAAAGTAGAAAAAGAGGTCGCTTCCTTATTCGCTGAAACGGCAGGCAACTCCCTCATCGTAAAACCTGAAATGCTCTTGGCTTTGCCCCCCGTGGTGCATAGGTGGGTGCTGCGGTCTGGAGTGGTGGGTAAAGAATGGATGCACACCGGGCGGCTGAAACAAAAAGGAGCCATGCGCACCAAGCCGAATGGCCGTTGGATGATGTTTGAAGCAGTGCAGTATGTTGCACTAGATGAGCCAGGGTTCAACTGGCAGACTAAAGTGCAGCTCGCTCCCGGATTTTACCTGACGGGTAGAGATAAATACGAAAACGGTCAGGGAGAAATGCTGATCAAACTCCTGTCGCTGAAAGAAGTGGTCCATGACGGAGGGACAGAACAAATGAATCAAGGCACCCTCCTTCGCTATCTCGGCGAGATGTGCTGGTTTCCTGCAGCGGTGCTGCAACCTTATATCATATGGGAATCAATTGACTCTTTTTCGGCAAGAGCTACGATGAAATACGGAGGAAGCAAGGCGACGGGAGTTTTCTTTTATAACGAAGCAGGCGACATCACAGCTTTTGAAGCCATGCGGTACGGGAACTTTAACGGCAAGATGTCATTGGAAAAGTGGCGTATCGAAACCAAGGCATACCGCGACTTCCGGGGTATTCGGGTGCCTTCCAAACTTGAAGTAACATGGAAACTGAAAACAGGTGACTTCACCTGGTTGAAATTGGAGCTGACAGACTTG
- the ppsA gene encoding phosphoenolpyruvate synthase, with translation MSAFTIPFEDLTLQHIAQVGGKNASLGEMLRNLAVKNIRVPGGFATTAEAYQEFLESNNLPQEIKKHLSRLDTVHFTNLQETGARIRQLILQARLPENVTTAIRTAYQEMCRQYGDDVQVAVRSSATAEDLPDASFAGQHESYLNISGEEQVLRACLRCYASLFTGRAIKYRHDHGFDHMKVYLSVGVQKMVRSDLASAGVCFTLDPESGFDNVVYITGSWGLGENVVQGTVNPDEFYIFKPTLSQGKKAILSKKVGSKALTMVYAENNPDQPTINIDTPAERQEEYVLSDREITQLAEWAVQIEEHYKRPMDIEWAKDGETEELFIVQARPETVHSHKTRQLTRKTYTLQDVGAPLTSGKAIGHRIMSGVARVLRSPAEAHLLQPGEILVTDITNPDWDPILKKVSAVITNKGGRTSHAAIVAREMGALAVVGTGNATAVIKSGQEITVSCADGQNGAVYGGRLSWKEEELDFGNLSKPETKAMLIIGDPDQAFELSQYPNDGVGLMRLEFIINNSIQIHPMALVKFRELKDEGVKARIEALTHHHQNKEDYFVEKLAQSVATIAAAFYPKDVIVRMSDFKTNEYANLIGGKEFEPEEENPMLGFRGASRYYNPRYQEGFALECHAMKLVRDEMGLTNVKLMIPFCRTVKEGQKVLQQMEEHGLVRGKNGLEVYVMAEIPSNVLLAKAFAQIFDGFSIGSNDLTQLTLGIDRDSSTVSALFDEQDEAVKYMISTLIRVAHEAGAKVGLCGQAPSDFPEFARILVAQGIDSISFNPDALLQGVENILAAESELKERRVPAQAVPLDNTKLAEMN, from the coding sequence ATGTCTGCCTTTACTATCCCCTTTGAAGATTTAACACTACAACACATTGCGCAGGTGGGAGGCAAAAATGCCTCGCTCGGTGAAATGCTGCGTAACCTGGCCGTTAAAAACATCAGGGTTCCCGGCGGCTTCGCCACCACGGCCGAAGCTTACCAGGAGTTTCTGGAAAGCAACAACTTGCCTCAAGAAATTAAAAAGCACTTGTCCCGGCTGGACACCGTCCATTTTACGAATCTGCAGGAAACAGGCGCCCGTATCCGGCAACTGATACTGCAGGCAAGACTGCCCGAAAATGTCACTACAGCTATACGCACAGCTTACCAGGAAATGTGCCGGCAGTATGGAGACGATGTTCAGGTGGCGGTCAGGAGCAGTGCCACTGCAGAGGACCTGCCGGATGCCAGCTTTGCCGGTCAGCACGAGTCTTACCTGAACATATCAGGAGAAGAACAAGTGTTAAGGGCCTGCCTGCGGTGCTATGCCTCGCTTTTCACAGGCCGTGCCATTAAGTACAGGCACGACCACGGGTTCGATCACATGAAAGTGTACCTATCGGTTGGGGTGCAAAAAATGGTGCGCTCCGATCTGGCCAGTGCGGGCGTATGCTTCACACTTGATCCGGAGTCTGGTTTTGACAATGTGGTGTACATAACAGGAAGCTGGGGCTTAGGCGAGAACGTTGTGCAGGGGACCGTGAATCCGGACGAGTTCTATATATTCAAGCCAACACTCAGTCAAGGTAAGAAGGCCATCTTGAGCAAGAAGGTGGGGTCAAAGGCGCTCACGATGGTGTATGCCGAGAACAACCCTGACCAACCCACCATCAATATCGACACTCCTGCAGAAAGACAGGAGGAATATGTTCTCTCAGACAGGGAGATAACGCAGCTAGCTGAGTGGGCGGTACAGATAGAAGAGCATTACAAGCGCCCCATGGACATTGAATGGGCCAAGGACGGTGAAACGGAAGAACTCTTCATTGTGCAGGCCCGACCTGAGACGGTTCACAGTCACAAAACAAGACAGCTTACCCGTAAGACCTATACGCTTCAGGACGTAGGCGCGCCCCTTACGAGCGGCAAGGCCATTGGACACCGGATCATGAGTGGTGTCGCCAGAGTTCTGAGGTCCCCTGCCGAGGCACATCTGCTGCAGCCGGGGGAAATCCTGGTGACAGACATCACGAATCCCGATTGGGACCCTATCCTGAAAAAAGTGTCCGCTGTCATCACCAACAAAGGCGGGCGCACCAGCCACGCCGCCATCGTGGCACGGGAAATGGGCGCATTGGCGGTGGTTGGGACCGGAAACGCCACAGCAGTCATCAAGAGTGGACAGGAGATCACGGTTTCCTGCGCTGACGGCCAAAACGGGGCTGTCTATGGGGGCAGGCTCAGTTGGAAAGAGGAAGAGCTTGATTTCGGGAACCTAAGCAAGCCGGAAACTAAGGCGATGCTGATCATAGGCGACCCTGATCAAGCGTTTGAGCTCTCCCAATATCCTAATGATGGTGTAGGGCTGATGCGGCTGGAGTTTATCATCAACAACAGCATTCAGATACACCCCATGGCCTTGGTTAAGTTTCGGGAGTTAAAGGATGAAGGCGTGAAGGCACGGATTGAGGCGTTGACGCACCACCACCAAAACAAAGAAGATTACTTTGTGGAGAAGCTGGCGCAATCTGTCGCTACCATTGCTGCGGCCTTTTACCCCAAAGACGTTATCGTGCGCATGAGCGACTTCAAAACAAACGAGTATGCCAACCTGATCGGAGGAAAAGAGTTTGAGCCGGAGGAGGAAAACCCCATGCTGGGTTTCCGGGGCGCCTCCCGTTACTATAACCCCCGCTACCAGGAAGGCTTCGCCCTGGAGTGCCATGCCATGAAGCTGGTGCGGGACGAGATGGGCCTGACAAACGTAAAACTCATGATTCCGTTCTGCCGAACCGTTAAGGAAGGCCAGAAAGTACTCCAGCAGATGGAGGAGCACGGGCTGGTTCGAGGCAAGAACGGGCTGGAAGTTTACGTCATGGCAGAGATCCCGAGCAATGTGCTGCTTGCCAAAGCGTTTGCTCAGATCTTTGACGGCTTCTCCATCGGCTCCAACGACCTCACGCAACTCACCCTTGGCATCGACCGGGACTCTTCTACGGTCAGTGCCCTTTTTGATGAACAGGACGAGGCAGTAAAGTACATGATCAGCACCTTGATCCGTGTGGCGCATGAGGCTGGCGCAAAAGTTGGCCTGTGTGGCCAGGCACCGAGCGATTTTCCTGAGTTCGCCAGGATTCTGGTAGCGCAGGGCATCGACAGCATTTCTTTCAATCCGGATGCCCTGCTGCAGGGTGTAGAGAACATACTGGCCGCTGAAAGCGAGCTGAAAGAAAGAAGAGTGCCCGCTCAGGCAGTACCTCTGGACAACACAAAACTTGCAGAGATGAACTAG
- a CDS encoding universal stress protein: protein MKTILIPVDYSPGSTSALLYGLKMARNAHLEVVVLHAFYSVISPPAAYDVPFFISELEAEKTRELEKYVKESLNAPTDELIFRYSCAKFAEEGEEPVPFRAPPYHTVAVEEVTHKSYAAHVTCLAKMGSVYEQTKAAAEAYGADLIVMGLQGVGATLGNALIGSTTLSLMRSCPVPVLGVPPKAIYSELKQVVFATDLRKQPDRQQLSVLRGFVSTFRSMLQVLHIDREQDLPAVYIEVQGALSVLDRALYDVEYKVILQHRKKVAAGIQEYLQAHKVNLLILGPRHHSFLDKLLHASVTATMVGDSLFPLLTLPETHTAGHPGAEDEMENTQGY, encoded by the coding sequence ATGAAAACCATCCTGATCCCGGTGGATTATTCCCCAGGCTCCACCAGCGCATTGCTTTATGGGCTAAAGATGGCCCGTAATGCTCACCTAGAGGTAGTGGTGCTCCATGCTTTTTATTCCGTTATATCCCCTCCAGCCGCCTACGATGTCCCCTTTTTTATTTCGGAGCTAGAAGCGGAGAAGACCCGGGAGTTGGAAAAGTATGTAAAAGAGAGCCTGAATGCGCCAACAGATGAGCTCATTTTCCGGTATAGCTGCGCGAAGTTCGCAGAGGAGGGAGAAGAACCCGTGCCCTTCCGTGCGCCCCCGTATCATACCGTGGCAGTAGAAGAAGTGACCCATAAAAGCTATGCGGCGCATGTCACCTGCCTGGCAAAAATGGGGTCTGTTTACGAGCAGACCAAGGCGGCGGCCGAAGCCTATGGTGCCGACCTGATCGTGATGGGCCTGCAAGGGGTCGGCGCCACCCTGGGGAATGCGCTCATTGGTAGCACCACCCTGTCTCTGATGCGTTCGTGCCCGGTGCCCGTGCTGGGAGTACCGCCAAAAGCTATATATAGCGAACTGAAGCAAGTGGTCTTTGCAACCGACCTCCGGAAGCAGCCTGACAGGCAGCAGTTGTCTGTCCTGCGCGGTTTTGTCAGCACCTTCCGCTCTATGCTGCAGGTGCTCCACATCGACCGGGAGCAGGATCTGCCAGCCGTCTATATAGAAGTACAGGGCGCCCTCAGCGTTCTTGACCGGGCACTATATGATGTGGAGTACAAAGTGATCCTGCAACACCGGAAGAAAGTGGCCGCAGGCATACAGGAGTACCTGCAAGCGCACAAGGTCAACTTACTTATTCTCGGCCCGCGGCACCACTCCTTCCTGGACAAGTTGCTGCATGCAAGTGTTACCGCTACGATGGTAGGGGATAGCCTGTTCCCGCTGCTGACATTGCCTGAAACCCATACGGCGGGTCACCCTGGGGCAGAAGACGAAATGGAGAACACCCAGGGTTATTAA
- a CDS encoding BON domain-containing protein — protein sequence MKTDAQIQEDVIRQLKWNPLLMAADIGVSVQRGVVTLSGQVDTYFKKSEAEKEARKVTGVRAIAENIHVGISPNHKRTDTEIAEAVLHALKWDTSIPEENIKVKVEGGVVTLDGSVEWDFQRAAAGKAVAKLASVREVLNRIALKPKITPSDLKQKIQAAFLRDATIDARRVQVEVLGSKVTLRGQVRSLAEKEEAEKSAWAAPGIVFVENMLEVEQVPEHDQESL from the coding sequence ATGAAAACAGATGCACAAATCCAGGAAGACGTTATACGGCAGCTAAAGTGGAACCCGCTCCTGATGGCCGCCGATATAGGAGTTTCCGTTCAGAGAGGGGTGGTGACGCTATCAGGCCAAGTAGACACCTATTTCAAAAAGTCGGAGGCAGAAAAGGAAGCCAGGAAAGTAACCGGTGTGCGGGCAATTGCTGAAAACATACATGTTGGGATCTCCCCCAATCACAAAAGAACGGATACGGAGATCGCCGAGGCCGTACTGCATGCGCTGAAATGGGATACCTCCATCCCAGAGGAAAACATCAAGGTGAAAGTGGAAGGAGGAGTCGTTACCCTCGACGGGAGCGTGGAGTGGGATTTTCAGCGTGCAGCGGCAGGAAAAGCAGTTGCAAAACTTGCCAGCGTGCGGGAGGTGCTCAACCGCATCGCATTGAAGCCCAAGATCACCCCCAGTGATTTAAAGCAGAAAATCCAGGCTGCTTTCCTGCGCGATGCCACGATTGACGCCAGGAGGGTTCAAGTGGAAGTGCTGGGAAGCAAAGTGACCTTGCGGGGGCAGGTGCGTTCGTTAGCAGAAAAAGAGGAAGCAGAGAAATCCGCCTGGGCGGCCCCAGGGATTGTGTTTGTCGAGAACATGCTCGAGGTAGAGCAGGTGCCGGAACATGATCAGGAAAGCCTCTAA
- a CDS encoding universal stress protein: MKRILVPTDYSQDAHDTLLYALEVACLTGSEIVLLHAFYQPVSYPLGQDYSAVVNELEREKTMQLEAYAHKVRRSFLCDFSLDFTSVAETGAREKGTLSKSGFHTVALDRMTARKAEVKIRCVCKFGFAPDEILKAADVHQVDLVVMGMRGDGALRRALLGRTTLHVMREAVVPVLAVPLHAPFVGFKSVVFAVDLFRLPTSAVLQALRQFVKLFNSHLQVLHLYHENSLEREKEKALAALSLLDFQLHDLHFEVDFKQVEDIAAGIQRYVQEQQADLLVLVPQKHPFLERLLGKSLTQTVWSTSDVPILALPGGIKEKVG, encoded by the coding sequence ATGAAAAGGATTTTAGTACCTACCGATTACTCACAGGATGCACATGACACCCTGTTATATGCTCTTGAAGTGGCCTGCCTGACGGGGTCAGAAATCGTGCTGCTCCATGCCTTTTACCAACCTGTCTCTTACCCCTTAGGTCAGGACTATTCAGCAGTTGTCAACGAACTGGAAAGAGAAAAGACGATGCAGTTAGAGGCCTATGCTCATAAAGTCAGGAGATCGTTCCTATGTGATTTTTCCCTGGACTTCACAAGTGTGGCGGAGACAGGGGCGCGAGAGAAGGGGACATTATCAAAGAGCGGCTTTCATACAGTGGCGCTGGACAGGATGACAGCCAGGAAGGCGGAAGTAAAGATCCGGTGTGTGTGCAAGTTCGGATTTGCGCCCGATGAGATCCTGAAAGCGGCAGACGTTCACCAGGTGGATCTGGTGGTGATGGGGATGAGGGGAGATGGTGCGCTGAGAAGGGCTTTACTGGGTCGCACGACGCTCCATGTCATGCGGGAGGCTGTTGTACCTGTACTGGCGGTTCCCCTGCATGCTCCCTTTGTAGGCTTCAAATCCGTTGTTTTCGCTGTCGATTTATTCCGGCTTCCGACAAGCGCTGTTCTTCAAGCCTTACGGCAGTTCGTGAAGCTGTTCAACAGCCACCTGCAGGTGCTCCATCTGTATCATGAGAACAGCCTGGAGAGGGAAAAGGAGAAAGCCCTCGCGGCACTGAGCCTGCTTGACTTTCAGTTGCACGATCTCCACTTTGAGGTTGATTTTAAGCAAGTGGAAGATATAGCGGCAGGAATACAGCGGTATGTGCAGGAGCAGCAGGCTGACTTACTGGTTCTGGTTCCACAGAAGCACCCTTTCCTGGAAAGGCTATTAGGCAAAAGCCTAACCCAAACGGTGTGGTCTACCTCCGACGTTCCTATTTTGGCACTTCCTGGTGGAATCAAAGAAAAGGTGGGTTAG
- a CDS encoding universal stress protein, producing the protein MKTLLVPTDFSENATNALRYAAALAKRMKASLLLVHVLPIPVMVTAESTAYTSFDPRLQKCYIGKLKALAHQLQLENAFSLEIECYCEYGLFQDVLNRLVRSKQADLVVMGARGAGSLVEKALGTTASSFMKEAICPVVAVPSEALYSDLHRIAYASDFTGDEAAFLKQLFLFSEPLGAEVYIVHVKTKDAAPVAMEEDQLLMEVSAKFPDKKFSVAQVRARTVIGGIEIFLNDNQIVMLAVAVHERGFLQGLFHRSVSKRLALRTIVPLLSLPEKPYNLQRYLADRAEETMEW; encoded by the coding sequence ATGAAAACGCTTCTAGTTCCTACCGATTTCTCTGAAAATGCGACTAATGCCCTGCGTTATGCAGCTGCTTTGGCAAAACGGATGAAGGCCAGCCTCCTTTTAGTTCATGTTCTCCCTATACCGGTAATGGTTACCGCCGAAAGCACAGCCTACACGTCCTTTGATCCGCGTCTCCAGAAGTGCTACATCGGCAAGCTAAAGGCCTTAGCGCATCAGCTACAATTAGAAAATGCTTTTTCCTTAGAGATAGAATGCTATTGTGAGTATGGCCTTTTTCAGGATGTGCTGAATAGACTGGTTAGGAGCAAGCAGGCAGACCTGGTGGTGATGGGTGCCAGAGGGGCCGGTAGTCTCGTGGAGAAGGCACTCGGCACCACTGCCTCCTCTTTCATGAAAGAAGCCATATGCCCTGTTGTGGCTGTTCCCTCTGAGGCACTTTATTCTGATTTGCACAGGATAGCCTATGCCTCTGATTTCACAGGCGATGAAGCAGCATTCCTGAAGCAACTCTTCCTGTTTTCTGAACCCCTTGGGGCTGAAGTGTACATCGTACATGTGAAAACAAAAGACGCAGCCCCTGTTGCCATGGAGGAAGACCAGTTGCTGATGGAAGTTTCTGCGAAGTTCCCGGACAAAAAGTTCAGCGTAGCACAGGTAAGAGCCCGTACAGTGATAGGAGGAATTGAGATTTTTTTAAACGACAATCAAATAGTCATGTTAGCTGTCGCTGTCCATGAGCGGGGTTTTCTGCAGGGTTTGTTTCACAGGAGTGTGTCAAAACGGCTTGCCCTCAGAACAATAGTACCCTTGCTAAGCTTACCGGAGAAACCTTATAACCTGCAGCGCTACCTGGCTGACAGAGCGGAGGAAACGATGGAGTGGTAA